In Salmo salar chromosome ssa03, Ssal_v3.1, whole genome shotgun sequence, a single genomic region encodes these proteins:
- the fbf1 gene encoding fas-binding factor 1 isoform X11 — protein sequence MFTNNSLVNRECTLKMLQQRNLRVNTRIKAYGLAKQKKGQKSSIDDMLGDLLGDDDFPVKAKAPAREAGRLGPPLPSRSGKRSLLGDDDFFSKLAEEAENDEGSDVSEADPTALLESLKDIDDMDADLFGSKKKPSSAPAQSKGSGIGGPMKNPPKSGNKLKGGGGISDEPDIEEKKPSSAPASTARGYKRFSFTEDKNEPEITKKAPPEKSVLPPDSPIIKKKETASPAPVPKKRDELTFDDDEDDLMDALGFGESPKESPKKNETVLIPKNESSSELPQRARTRLDEILGRGTSPRLLERPPTGERKDPPQQQEKQQHHQETPTTKDPFLEEDLTFGSYQPTLVTTPEGRHSRRQSVRFSTEDNSASSPEKKPKPITPTTLTPTFPRPAADWLGLSQDDEEEEKEEPPPVPELLKTPSSSVGSKPSLSGNRIPQPSTETPNTSFKSPKPVGPSAEVSASQKDEDDWLSGALSRKKTQSSTRSEEKRTTQEDFLGFGDEVDLESFLSKCGSSPASRRKDASTPDKEPGSGLCSFSSRDSPLPREPSHRQPSPTAHSTPVREDQFRPAVSARVGFYPDQTPDPSPLPTSATISLPLPQQYHPPALQDHREPGWPSQAELPPNYPAQPWQSMSGPMPHAMMPPSMRLPQQSQMQNTAPVVQSQVSLSANSLQQLLLQQQQLESQLLGLGGAVDVAGLQRQKRETEKQNGDLALQARIIKLEGQVRSLQLELDQNQMLLESVQQRHKQDTELMENTHRARVKLLDDSAAQREARARQECEDLAERLATVTRIAEQERMELQAQHQRRLAQTQQDRDREVERLRDLQRKSILEMKKDHEDQVQRLKRLKDEEIDAVTSATSQTRSLTVVIEQMEHFSHKLGDLSSRVESTHENTTQGLEQGARQRDEQLRVMQDRLGQQQRAMAEERTRLKEVIAKMDTQLAEQQRQLEKVRSHSEERWRVNAEQAKADSSQRGLDEERRSLTQHISMEREELERAKSALLVEQQQVMQRCAEERRKLAAEWTQFHTQEKQRQDRAEREASRALERDAHREGSIINMAQEQVDLKLRAGELKQHEAAVAREREALERQREELDREKERLSSTGLQLKTRAQEVEAFSKLASEKYNEGEKALQESRQVESEHQTRLRSIHSQMERLRQQEQHLHQERMKTEQHREMRLKHSLPITQSMAPILTDFRPVLAVPQMASTKAFRQPSPLFSSPDSTELQARLALLRHTAEKDRDFLQDEQFFLDTLKKAPYNSAFHTD from the exons ATGTTTACCAATAATTCACTGGTAAATAGGGAGTGTACGTTGAAAATGCTACAACAGAGGAACCTGCGGGTAAACACACGGATAAAAGCATATGGATTG GCTAAACAGAAGAAAGGACAGAAGA GTTCAATTGATGATATGTTAGGAGACCTGTTGGGAGATGATG ATTTCCCAGTGAAGGCCAAAGCTCCTGCCCGTGAAGCAGGCAGACTAGGACCTCCTCTACCATCACGCAGTGGAAAACG CTCACTATTGGGCGACGACGACTTCTTCAGCAAACTGGCTGAGGAAGCTGAAAATGATGAG GGCTCTGATGTTTCTGAGGCTGATCCCACAGCCTTACTGGAGAGCTTGAAG GACATAGATGATATGGACGCTGATCTCTTTGGATCAAAGAAAAAGCCCAGTTCAGCCCCAGCTCAGAGTAAAGGCTCCGGCATTGGAGGACCTATGAAAAATCCTCCTAAATCAGGAAACAAGttaaaaggaggaggaggaatctcAGATGAGCCAGACATTGAGGAGAAGAAGCCAAGTTCTGCTCCTGCATCGACAGCACGTGGCTACAAGAGGTTCAGCTTCACTG AAGacaaaaatgagccagaaatcaCCAAAAAAGCTCCTCCAGAGAAATCAGTGCTCCCCCCAGACTCCCCTATCATAAAGAAAAAAGAAACAG CCTCACCAGCTCCAGTTCCAAAGAAGCGGGACGAGCTTACGTTTGATGATGACGAGGATGACCTAATGGATGCATTGGGGTTTGGGGAGAGTCCCAAAGAGAGCCCTAAGAAGAATGAGACAGTGCTCATACCAAAGAATGAGAG cagcagtgAGCTCCCTCAAAGAGCACGCACCAGGCTAGATGAGATTCTGGGGCGTGGGACGTCCCCTCGCCTTCTGGAGCGCCCTCcaacaggggagaggaaggacCCTCCGCAGCAGCAGGAAAAGCAGCAGCATCATCAGGAGACCCCCACTACTAAAG ACCCCTTCCTAGAAGAAGACCTGACGTTTGGGTCCTATCAGCCTACACTGGTCACTACACCTGAGGGACGCCACTCACGCAGACAGTCGGTCAG ATTCTCCACTGAGGACAACAGTGCCTCTTCTCCTGAGAAGAAACCCAAACCCATCACCCCCACCACGCTCACCCCTACCTTCCCCCGGCCTGCtgcagactggctgggcctctcgcaggatgatgaggaggaagagaaggaagagccCCCGCCTGTACCAGAACTCTTGAAGACCCCCTCTTCGTCAGTGGGCAGCAAACCCTCCTTGTCTGGCAACCGCATTCCACAGCCATCGACAGAGACTCCAAACACCTCCTTCAAATCCCCCAAACCAGTAGGACCCAGTGCAGAGGTCTCTGCAAGCCAAAAGGACGAAGATGATTGGCTATCAGGGGCATTGAGCAGGAAGAAGACTCAATCATCCACACGGTCAGAGGAAAAGAGGACAACCCAGGAAGACTTTCTGGGGTTTGGAGACGAGGTGGATCTGGAGTCGTTTCTCAG CAAATGTGGTTCTTCACCAGCTTCCAGGAGGAAAGATGCATCCACCCCCGACAAGGAACCAGG GTCAGGATTATGTTCCTTCTCTTCAAGAGATTCTCCTCTGCCCAGGGAGCCCTCCCACAGACAGCCCAGCCCTACTGCTCATTCTACCCCAGTGAGAGAGGACCAGTTCAGGCCTG CTGTGTCTGCTAGAGTAGGCTTCTATCCTGACCAGACCCCAGACCCCTCTCCCCTGCCAACCTCTGCTACCATTAGCTTACCCCTGCCCCAGCAGTACCATCCACCAGCCCTGCAGGATCACAGGGAGCCAGGATGGCCAAGTCAAGCAGAGCTGCCCCCTAACTACCCTGCCCAGCCATGGCAGTCCATGTCTGGCCCCATGCCCCATGCTATGATGCCTCCCTCTATGCGGT TGCCACAGCAAAGCCAGATGCAGAACACTGCACCTGTTGTCCAATCACAG GTGTCTCTTTCAGCCAACAGTTTGCAACAACTCTTACTACAACAGCAGCAG TTGGAGTCCCAGCTGCTGGGGTTAGGGGGAGCTGTGGATGTAGCTGGGctgcagagacagaagagagagactgagaagcagaatggagatcTAGCTTTACAGGCCCGCATCATCAAACTGGAGGGACAG GTGAGATCTCTACAGCTGGAGCTAGACCAGAACCAGATGTTGCTGGAGAGTGTTCAGCAGAGACACAAGCAGGACACTGAGCtcatggagaacacacacag GGCTCGTGTGAAGCTGCTTGATGATTCCGCGGCACAGCGAGAAGCACGGGCACGACAGGAATGCGAGGACCTAGCAGAGCGCCTAGCCACCGTCACACGTATAGCTGAACAGGAGCGTATGGAGCTGCAGGCACAGCACCAGCGCAGACTGGCCCAAACCCAGCAGGACAGAGACCGAGAGGTGGAGCGACTCAGAGACCTACAGAG GAAGTCTATTTTGGAGATGAAGAAAGACCACGAGGATCAGGTCCAGAGGCTGAAGAGATTGAAGGATGAGGAGATTGATGCTGTGACCAGTGCCACATCACAAACCAG GTCCCTGACAGTGGTGATTGAGCAGATGGAGCATTTCTCCCACAAGCTGGGGGACCTTTCGTCTCGGGTGGAGAGCACCCATGAGAACACAACCCAGGGGCTGGAGCAGGGGGCACGGCAGAGAGACGAACAGCTCCGAG TGATGCAGgaccgtctgggccagcagcagaGGGCCATGGCAGAGGAGAGAACAAGGCTTAAAGAAGTCATCGCCAAGATGGACACCCAGCTGGCTGAGCAGCAGAGACAACTAGAGAAGGTCAGGAGTCACTCAGAG GAGCGCTGGAGAGTGAATGCAGAGCAGGCTAAGGCTGACTCATCTCAGAGAGGCCTGGACGAGGAGAGACGCTCTTTAACTCAGCACAtcagcatggagagagaggagctggagaggGCAAAA AGTGCCCTGTTGGTGGAGCAGCAGCAGGTAATGCAGCGCTgtgcggaggagaggaggaagctgGCGGCTGAGTGGACCCAGTTCCACACCCAGGAGAAGCAAAGGCAGGACCGGGCAGAGCGGGAGGCCAGCCGGGCGCTGGAGAGGGACGCCCACAGAGAGGGCTCCATCATCAACATGGCACAG GAACAGGTAGACCTGAAGCTGCGTGCTGGGGAGCTAAAGCAGCATGAGGCGGCTGTAGCGCGGGAGAGGGAGGctctggagagacagagggaggaactgGACAGGGAAAAGGAGAGGCTAAGTAGTACAGGCCTGCAGCTGAAGACACGTGCCCAGGAGGTAGAGGCCTTCAGCAAG CTGGCATCAGAAAAATATAATGAGGGGGAGAAGGCCCTGCAGGAGTCCAGACAGGTGGAGTCTGAGCACCAGACCAGGCTGAGGAGCATCCACTcccagatggagagactgagacagcaggagcagcacCTCCATCAG GAGAGAATGAAGACTGAGCAGCATAGAGAAATGAGACTCAAGCACAGCCTTCCAATCACTCAATCTATGGCACCTATATTAACAG ACTTCAGACCAGTGTTGGCAGTACCTCAGATGGCTTCCACCAAGGCTTTTCGCCAGCCCTCACCCCTGTTCTCTAGTCCGGATTCTACAGAGCTCCAGGCCAGATTGGCCCTGCTCAGGCACACAGCAGAGAAG GATCGTGACTTCCTGCAGGACGAGCAGTTCTTCCTGGACACACTCAAGAAAGCACCTTACAATTCAGCCTTTCACACTGATTAA
- the fbf1 gene encoding fas-binding factor 1 isoform X4, with protein sequence MFTNNSLVNRECTLKMLQQRNLRVNTRIKAYGLAKQKKGQKSSIDDMLGDLLGDDDFPVKAKAPAREAGRLGPPLPSRSGKRSLLGDDDFFSKLAEEAENDEGSDVSEADPTALLESLKDIDDMDADLFGSKKKPSSAPAQSKGSGIGGPMKNPPKSGNKLKGGGGISDEPDIEEKKPSSAPASTARGYKRFSFTDDDILAPTTDTKDFDEPLADLLDDLPIEDKNEPEITKKAPPEKSVLPPDSPIIKKKETASPAPVPKKRDELTFDDDEDDLMDALGFGESPKESPKKNETVLIPKNESSSELPQRARTRLDEILGRGTSPRLLERPPTGERKDPPQQQEKQQHHQETPTTKDPFLEEDLTFGSYQPTLVTTPEGRHSRRQSVRFSTEDNSASSPEKKPKPITPTTLTPTFPRPAADWLGLSQDDEEEEKEEPPPVPELLKTPSSSVGSKPSLSGNRIPQPSTETPNTSFKSPKPVGPSAEVSASQKDEDDWLSGALSRKKTQSSTRSEEKRTTQEDFLGFGDEVDLESFLSKCGSSPASRRKDASTPDKEPGDSPLPREPSHRQPSPTAHSTPVREDQFRPAVSARVGFYPDQTPDPSPLPTSATISLPLPQQYHPPALQDHREPGWPSQAELPPNYPAQPWQSMSGPMPHAMMPPSMRLPQQSQMQNTAPVVQSQVSLSANSLQQLLLQQQQLESQLLGLGGAVDVAGLQRQKRETEKQNGDLALQARIIKLEGQVRSLQLELDQNQMLLESVQQRHKQDTELMENTHRARVKLLDDSAAQREARARQECEDLAERLATVTRIAEQERMELQAQHQRRLAQTQQDRDREVERLRDLQRKSILEMKKDHEDQVQRLKRLKDEEIDAVTSATSQTRSLTVVIEQMEHFSHKLGDLSSRVESTHENTTQGLEQGARQRDEQLRVMQDRLGQQQRAMAEERTRLKEVIAKMDTQLAEQQRQLEKVRSHSEERWRVNAEQAKADSSQRGLDEERRSLTQHISMEREELERAKSALLVEQQQVMQRCAEERRKLAAEWTQFHTQEKQRQDRAEREASRALERDAHREGSIINMAQEQVDLKLRAGELKQHEAAVAREREALERQREELDREKERLSSTGLQLKTRAQEVEAFSKLASEKYNEGEKALQESRQVESEHQTRLRSIHSQMERLRQQEQHLHQERMKTEQHREMRLKHSLPITQSMAPILTDFRPVLAVPQMASTKAFRQPSPLFSSPDSTELQARLALLRHTAEKDRDFLQDEQFFLDTLKKAPYNSAFHTD encoded by the exons ATGTTTACCAATAATTCACTGGTAAATAGGGAGTGTACGTTGAAAATGCTACAACAGAGGAACCTGCGGGTAAACACACGGATAAAAGCATATGGATTG GCTAAACAGAAGAAAGGACAGAAGA GTTCAATTGATGATATGTTAGGAGACCTGTTGGGAGATGATG ATTTCCCAGTGAAGGCCAAAGCTCCTGCCCGTGAAGCAGGCAGACTAGGACCTCCTCTACCATCACGCAGTGGAAAACG CTCACTATTGGGCGACGACGACTTCTTCAGCAAACTGGCTGAGGAAGCTGAAAATGATGAG GGCTCTGATGTTTCTGAGGCTGATCCCACAGCCTTACTGGAGAGCTTGAAG GACATAGATGATATGGACGCTGATCTCTTTGGATCAAAGAAAAAGCCCAGTTCAGCCCCAGCTCAGAGTAAAGGCTCCGGCATTGGAGGACCTATGAAAAATCCTCCTAAATCAGGAAACAAGttaaaaggaggaggaggaatctcAGATGAGCCAGACATTGAGGAGAAGAAGCCAAGTTCTGCTCCTGCATCGACAGCACGTGGCTACAAGAGGTTCAGCTTCACTG ATGATGACATTCTTGCCCCAACAACTGACACAAAAG ACTTTGATGAGCCTTTGGCTGACCTGTTAGATGATCTACCCATAGAAGacaaaaatgagccagaaatcaCCAAAAAAGCTCCTCCAGAGAAATCAGTGCTCCCCCCAGACTCCCCTATCATAAAGAAAAAAGAAACAG CCTCACCAGCTCCAGTTCCAAAGAAGCGGGACGAGCTTACGTTTGATGATGACGAGGATGACCTAATGGATGCATTGGGGTTTGGGGAGAGTCCCAAAGAGAGCCCTAAGAAGAATGAGACAGTGCTCATACCAAAGAATGAGAG cagcagtgAGCTCCCTCAAAGAGCACGCACCAGGCTAGATGAGATTCTGGGGCGTGGGACGTCCCCTCGCCTTCTGGAGCGCCCTCcaacaggggagaggaaggacCCTCCGCAGCAGCAGGAAAAGCAGCAGCATCATCAGGAGACCCCCACTACTAAAG ACCCCTTCCTAGAAGAAGACCTGACGTTTGGGTCCTATCAGCCTACACTGGTCACTACACCTGAGGGACGCCACTCACGCAGACAGTCGGTCAG ATTCTCCACTGAGGACAACAGTGCCTCTTCTCCTGAGAAGAAACCCAAACCCATCACCCCCACCACGCTCACCCCTACCTTCCCCCGGCCTGCtgcagactggctgggcctctcgcaggatgatgaggaggaagagaaggaagagccCCCGCCTGTACCAGAACTCTTGAAGACCCCCTCTTCGTCAGTGGGCAGCAAACCCTCCTTGTCTGGCAACCGCATTCCACAGCCATCGACAGAGACTCCAAACACCTCCTTCAAATCCCCCAAACCAGTAGGACCCAGTGCAGAGGTCTCTGCAAGCCAAAAGGACGAAGATGATTGGCTATCAGGGGCATTGAGCAGGAAGAAGACTCAATCATCCACACGGTCAGAGGAAAAGAGGACAACCCAGGAAGACTTTCTGGGGTTTGGAGACGAGGTGGATCTGGAGTCGTTTCTCAG CAAATGTGGTTCTTCACCAGCTTCCAGGAGGAAAGATGCATCCACCCCCGACAAGGAACCAGG AGATTCTCCTCTGCCCAGGGAGCCCTCCCACAGACAGCCCAGCCCTACTGCTCATTCTACCCCAGTGAGAGAGGACCAGTTCAGGCCTG CTGTGTCTGCTAGAGTAGGCTTCTATCCTGACCAGACCCCAGACCCCTCTCCCCTGCCAACCTCTGCTACCATTAGCTTACCCCTGCCCCAGCAGTACCATCCACCAGCCCTGCAGGATCACAGGGAGCCAGGATGGCCAAGTCAAGCAGAGCTGCCCCCTAACTACCCTGCCCAGCCATGGCAGTCCATGTCTGGCCCCATGCCCCATGCTATGATGCCTCCCTCTATGCGGT TGCCACAGCAAAGCCAGATGCAGAACACTGCACCTGTTGTCCAATCACAG GTGTCTCTTTCAGCCAACAGTTTGCAACAACTCTTACTACAACAGCAGCAG TTGGAGTCCCAGCTGCTGGGGTTAGGGGGAGCTGTGGATGTAGCTGGGctgcagagacagaagagagagactgagaagcagaatggagatcTAGCTTTACAGGCCCGCATCATCAAACTGGAGGGACAG GTGAGATCTCTACAGCTGGAGCTAGACCAGAACCAGATGTTGCTGGAGAGTGTTCAGCAGAGACACAAGCAGGACACTGAGCtcatggagaacacacacag GGCTCGTGTGAAGCTGCTTGATGATTCCGCGGCACAGCGAGAAGCACGGGCACGACAGGAATGCGAGGACCTAGCAGAGCGCCTAGCCACCGTCACACGTATAGCTGAACAGGAGCGTATGGAGCTGCAGGCACAGCACCAGCGCAGACTGGCCCAAACCCAGCAGGACAGAGACCGAGAGGTGGAGCGACTCAGAGACCTACAGAG GAAGTCTATTTTGGAGATGAAGAAAGACCACGAGGATCAGGTCCAGAGGCTGAAGAGATTGAAGGATGAGGAGATTGATGCTGTGACCAGTGCCACATCACAAACCAG GTCCCTGACAGTGGTGATTGAGCAGATGGAGCATTTCTCCCACAAGCTGGGGGACCTTTCGTCTCGGGTGGAGAGCACCCATGAGAACACAACCCAGGGGCTGGAGCAGGGGGCACGGCAGAGAGACGAACAGCTCCGAG TGATGCAGgaccgtctgggccagcagcagaGGGCCATGGCAGAGGAGAGAACAAGGCTTAAAGAAGTCATCGCCAAGATGGACACCCAGCTGGCTGAGCAGCAGAGACAACTAGAGAAGGTCAGGAGTCACTCAGAG GAGCGCTGGAGAGTGAATGCAGAGCAGGCTAAGGCTGACTCATCTCAGAGAGGCCTGGACGAGGAGAGACGCTCTTTAACTCAGCACAtcagcatggagagagaggagctggagaggGCAAAA AGTGCCCTGTTGGTGGAGCAGCAGCAGGTAATGCAGCGCTgtgcggaggagaggaggaagctgGCGGCTGAGTGGACCCAGTTCCACACCCAGGAGAAGCAAAGGCAGGACCGGGCAGAGCGGGAGGCCAGCCGGGCGCTGGAGAGGGACGCCCACAGAGAGGGCTCCATCATCAACATGGCACAG GAACAGGTAGACCTGAAGCTGCGTGCTGGGGAGCTAAAGCAGCATGAGGCGGCTGTAGCGCGGGAGAGGGAGGctctggagagacagagggaggaactgGACAGGGAAAAGGAGAGGCTAAGTAGTACAGGCCTGCAGCTGAAGACACGTGCCCAGGAGGTAGAGGCCTTCAGCAAG CTGGCATCAGAAAAATATAATGAGGGGGAGAAGGCCCTGCAGGAGTCCAGACAGGTGGAGTCTGAGCACCAGACCAGGCTGAGGAGCATCCACTcccagatggagagactgagacagcaggagcagcacCTCCATCAG GAGAGAATGAAGACTGAGCAGCATAGAGAAATGAGACTCAAGCACAGCCTTCCAATCACTCAATCTATGGCACCTATATTAACAG ACTTCAGACCAGTGTTGGCAGTACCTCAGATGGCTTCCACCAAGGCTTTTCGCCAGCCCTCACCCCTGTTCTCTAGTCCGGATTCTACAGAGCTCCAGGCCAGATTGGCCCTGCTCAGGCACACAGCAGAGAAG GATCGTGACTTCCTGCAGGACGAGCAGTTCTTCCTGGACACACTCAAGAAAGCACCTTACAATTCAGCCTTTCACACTGATTAA